The window GTCAGGGTCGGGCCGCCGAGACGCTGCACGATGTTGAGTGAGGTTGTTGCCATCGGCAGGTCCTGCTTTCTGACGGAAGCGTATGCAGCCGAGATGGAGGGAATGCCGACCGCGCTGAGGCCTATCCCACGCACAAAGAGAGCACACGCGAGCACGGTGAGTACAAGTCCGTGACTGGCCAGCCAGATAAATGGCAGGGTGGCAGCGAAGGCCAGAAGCGCGCCTCCAGCCGATACCCTTCGTATCCCGAACCGCTGCGTCAGGGCTCCTATCCATGGATAGGAACAGATCATCCCCACTCCAAGGGGAGCCAGCAACCAGCCCGTCGCACTCGGTGATTGTCCACAGGCGCGGATTAGATAGATCGGAATCAGCATTTGGCCCGCGAACGAGATTCCGTTCGACATGAACTGCGTGGTGGCGGACGCAGAGAAGGTTTTTCTCTTGAATAGCTTAAGATCGATGAGCGCCTTGTCCCCTTTTCGAATGGCCATCCTGAAGAAGGCCGCAAACAGAACGATCGAAATCAGAAGAGTCGTAAGACCGGTGCGCTTGCCCAGATGATCCGATCCGTACAGGAAGAGCACGAGTCCAGGAGAGAGCAGGGCGAAGCCAGGAAGATCGAGTTCTCTTGACCTGGTCTCTTCGCGATCATTGGGCAGAAAGAGAACCGCCAGGACGATTGCCAATACACCGACCGGCAGGTTGACCAGGAAAAGCCAGCGCCAAGAGGCGTGTTGCAGAATGGCACCAGCGATGACCGGGCCAAGGATCGGCCCCATCAGGATTGGCACAGCCGCGTAGCCCATGAGGCGCGCCATATGCTTTCCGGCAACACGCGCCATCATCATCTGCGTCATCGGAGCCATCAGTCCGCCGCTCATGCCCTGGAGGATGCGAAACGCGATCAGGGAGTTCGCCGACCAGGCCAGCCCGCATAAAGCTGAGGAGAGCGTGAAGACTGAGAAGCACCAGAGGTAGAGAGATTTCGCTCCAATGCGCTCCACCAGCCAGCCGTTGAGCGGGAGCATAAGAGCGAGTGCCAGAAGATAGCCGCTGGTGACCCATTGAATCGCCGTGAGGCTGCTGTGCAGATCCACGGCGAGACTGGAGAGCGATACGTTGACGACGGTTGCATCGAGCTGCGCGAGAAAAGAGCCGAGCACCGCGACGGCCGTGATCTTCCAGACCAATGGGTCGAGCCCGCCGGATTCGTTGGAGGCCTTAGGCAAGGGAGGCCAGGACTTCACTGGTGGTGCGAACGCGGGCCAGACGCGGGAAGATGTTTTCAAAGGCGAAGCGATGGTGTTCGGCGCTTTGGGCGGAGCAAGCATCTTCGACGAGCACAATGGCAAAGCCGAGGCCAGTACCCTGACGCGCGGTGGACTCGACGCCTACATTGGTGGAGATGCCTGTGAGGACGACCGTGTCGATGCCGCGGGATTTAAGCTGCTGCTCGAGGTCGGTTCCGGCGAAGGCGCCCCAGTGGCGCTTAGTGACGAGGATGTCGCCGGTCTGGAAACCAGCGGAAGGAGTGATCTCCGATGCCGCGGCGGGCAGTGGCTTCTCGCCCAGGTTGTGCGGCTGGTCGACGGGAAGATTCATGAAGTCGTTGAGATCGACGCGGACGTAGACGACAGGAGCGCCGTGAGCGCGGAGGGCGTCGGCAAGTTTTTTGGAGTTTTCTACAACCTGTGCGGCCGTATGCGGCATCGGGTTCATGCCCACGATGGCATTCTGCAGGTCGATGAGAACGAGTGAGGTCTTTTTGGGGTCGAGCTGGAGTTCTGCCATGGTTCCTCTTTGTTGAAAATATTTGAAAATCGAGGATTTCCTCGATTTTTCTGAATTTAGAATATGAGGATGCCCTCGATTTCGTCAAATCCCGTTCGCGTCGCACCGCAGCAGGAGCGCTCGACGCGCCGGTTGGCAGGTTTTCTGGACGCAGCTGCGGAACTCTTTGTCGAAGTCGGCTACGAAGCAGCGACTATGACGGCGGTAGCGGAGCGAAGCGGGTCTTCGATCGGCGCGCTCTACAACTACTTTCCGGATAAACAGTCCATCGCATTCACGCTGGTAAATCAATATTCCCAAGAGATTGAGGCGCATTGGAAGCCGTTGATGGAGCAGGCGGAGATACTGACCCATGCGGAGTTCGCCGATCTGTTCATCGAGCGCATCACCCAATTCGTTCGGGAGCGTCCCGCTTATCTGAGTCTGCTTGTCGCGCCAATCCGTTTTCGCCGCGACCCTGCTGCCCGAAAGGCTACCCGCATCGCAATCGCAAATGCCTTTCAGGCCAAGAATCCTTCGCTTTCGAGGGAACAGTCTCTGCTCGCTGCAAACGTCTCTCTCCAGATAGTCCGGGGCATGATGACACTGTATGGGGAAGCAGATTCCAAAGGCAAAGTCCTCGTTGTGTCTGAGTTTAAGAAGTTGCTGACGTTGTATCTGAGAGGCGTCTTGTCCGAGGACGCGGTGCTAGCGAAGTAGAGTCGGCCAGCGTCTACTGAGGAGTTCGCTACCGATCCAGGATGTCTGCTGGTACCAACAAGGCGAGTCGCTACTCAGGAGTTCACGTTGACCTGTCGGTGTAACCGGCCAACTTCCGGATAGCCGGTTTCACGTCCAGGTGGATCGGATTTGTAAACACTCGCCGACATCCCGGCACTAATCTGGGTCAGTGAGCGCATCGGTGATAATGTGTAAATCCAGGAACATTCCAGTCGATGCGAGGTTTCGCAATTTCGATTTCATAATCGTTGGGCCGCAACGAAAGCAGGTACCGTCGCGGAACTTTCGAAATGCTTCGCTGATACGCTGATACGCGTGCGCAATTCGATGATCGGGAAGTCGTCTATTCGGAAAATGGTGCATTCGCGACGACATCGGCAAAGTTGGGGGATGTGTACCCCTTGACATATCGAACGCCGAAATCCCGAACGATGTTGTCAAAGGTGGACTCCGGCTTCCGACGAGCGATGTTGCAAAGGCACTCTTTGAGTCCGTTCTTAAGTGCCAGGCGCGGAAATTCGGCTAGGATCGCGCCTTGTTTGTCCTGCGGAATTCGATCAAGGCCTGCCCCGCAGAACATCCGCCGTTATTCCCGAATGGGTCATAGCCACTTCGGGCTCTTTGTGAAGAGCGATAGATCGTGTGGTATGAAGCGCGATGGCATCCCAAACAACTTGCATTTGCTGCGTCGAGATGCCTCGCCCTTTCAGAAACGAGCGCGCAGCATTGGCGCCATCCACCTCGAAACGATCTTCCGCCGTATAGCGGTCAGTCAAGCCCAGATCGTGCAGAATCGTGGCAACTGCCAACAACTCGGCATCCGGAGCACGTTCAGCGTTTTCTGAAAGCAATACGCCGAATAGCCAGGAGCGCATCGCATGGTTGAAGAGAAATGGCTCTGACGCGCTCCGTGACAGAGCAATCGCATCGCGAACCAGAACTGTGTCGGGTACTTTGATTCCTGCTAAAACCATTCCCTGCCTCTCTCGCTTTCATATAGTCCGTGGCCGGCGATTGGCTTAATCCGCCGTTCAGTTCGTGCACAGATCAGTTATCGCGCCGACCGATGATGAAGACGTATGCTCCTTCCGCTACGAAGCGTTTCGCGGTAGCAAGACCAAACCGCTTGTCCCACCAGTGACGAGTGCGATCTTTCCTTCCAGCTTGCAGCCATTTTCTCGTCGGTCGTCATTCTTTGCCTCTTTCAACCATGTCGTCACCGCCAATCCGTTCGAGCTTTCTCTTCTTGCCGCTCCCTAGACAGGCCGAGTGCACCAAACCAAAGTGGGAAGCGTATCGATGACCTGCCTGAGATTATCCTCCGACTTTTGGGAATCGACCGAGAGCATACGTCCTGCCTCTCACCGAATTAGAATTTGCCGTTGCTATTCTTCCATTGATCGCGAGGTGGGATCGCTTCGAGTGTGTCCCAGTGTTCAGCGATCTTGCCGCTTTCAATGCGGAATAGATCGTAGATGGCGGTGGGCACGCCACCAAACGTAGCCTCAGCAACGACAAGGACGAAATTACCTTCGCCAAGCACCATATGCAGACGGTTGTAGACGACTGCCTGCCCCTTGGCGGCAAGAGACTGTAGACCGGCAATCAGTCCCGGGATGGTGTCGGCGACCCATGGGTTGTGCTGAATGTATGCGATTCCGTTGAAGTAGCTCGGAAAGGTCTCGCGACGGCCTGCGAGAAGGTCGTCCATGTAGCGTTGCATGAGCGCCTTATTCGCCTGTGTCCGGTCGAGATCGGACACCGCGGTGGGGCCATCGATCATCGTGTGGCCACTGGGGCTGAGTTCGGTCGCGGTCTCCTGCAAATTGTCCCAATGCTCGACGATCAGGCCATCTTCGAAGCGAAAGATGTCGAAGCCAATCTTCGGCCCGAAGAAGTTGTACTCGGTATGAGCGAAGACATAATCGCCGTCTTCAAAGACACGGATGGTGTTGACCGATGCATCGGGCGGCAGGTTCTGAATCAGGGCGGCTACACCTTCAGGGCCAGGTCCCACCTGCAGGTTGTGCTGGATGTACTTGTTCGGGTTGACATACGCGAACGGGACTGGATTTTTAGTCTCAAGCGACTTCAAGAGATCTACGACCTGCTGTTTACGGGTAGGGGGCATGGGTCCTCCAAGGACAAGTTCGCTCTCTGAAATAGTGGACCATTTGGTCCTTTATATGCAAGCCCTCAAGTGAACTGACCGATAATATTGCAATGGGACGACGAAAACTGTTCACCCGAGAAGATGTCCTCGACAAAGCGATCGCCATCTTCTGGAAGCACGGCTTCGCTGAGACGAGTGTTCAGGACCTTGAACGGGCCACCGGTGTGCGCAAATCGGGCTTGTATGCGGAATTCAAGGACAAAGAAGATCTGTTTGTGCAGAGTATGCGCAGGTATTTCGACGTTCTGATGGCACGCGGACACCTGACGAAACAGCCTCTGGGTTGGACCAACGTTGAGAGTTTTCTCAAGGTCTGCTATGGGAGTTGGGGACAGAAGGGCTGCTTCTCGGTGAACTCTATGCGCGAGTTCGCAGACCTTCCCCCAAAAGCCCGCCAGATCATGGTCGCGAGCGTAATGAAAGCCCATCAGCTGCTCATCGACAATCTAGCTGCAGCGCGTGGAGTTTGTGATGATAATGATTCTCTCGCTGGCTTGATCATCACGTTCTTTAGCGGAATTTGCCTAGAGCAGAATTTCGGTCCCGACCAGGCGAGAATTACGAACAAGATCGACGCCTTCATGCGGTTGATTCGCGGGATGTGATTGATCGTACCGAGTGGCGTTCCGCTCGTGCTTACTTCGGAAACGAGTCGCCGAACTGATCGCCAATCCGCGCCTTGCAACTACGGGCTGATGTCCGCCGCTACGTCACTCCGTCTCAAAATCGGTGGAGACACTGAGTTCCTTCCATATTCGTGCTTCCTCTAATCGCGCAAGATCGTTCTTCTCTACCACAGCGTACGCATCGCTGCCGAGCAACAGCCGCAACGGAGGGTTTCGCTCCCGCGTCAGCTGGATGATCGCCTGAGCCGCCTTTTTCGGATCACCAGGCTGCTTCCCGTTGTAATTGCGCTGAAATCTTGCGGTAGCTCCAACAGTCGAGTCGTATGCGGGATGACCTTCGCTCAGTTCGGAGGAACTCCCCGCGAAGTCCGTACGGAACCCACCGGGTTCAACAATTGTGACCTTGATGCCGAGTGGTGCTACTTCGCGCGACAGCACTTCAGAGAAGCCTTCGACACCCCATTTCGCCGCCGAATAAGGCCCACGTCCCGGAGGGCCGATCCTTCCGCCCACCGACGAAAACTGAATGAAGTGGCCTGTTTTCTTTTCGCGAAAATACGTAAGAGCTGCCTTGGTCACAATAATCGTTCCGAAGAGATTTGTTTCGATCTGTGCCCGGAATTCCGATAGAGGCGTGTCTTCGATGGACGAAAGATTGCCGTATCCCGCATTGTTGATGACCACATCCAGCGAGCCAAATAGATCGATCGCCGACATTACCGCGTTTGCTGCTGCTGCTTCGTCGGTAACATCCAACGCGAAGAGCTTGACCTGATCACCATATCGTTCCGACAGATCAGCCAGCGACTCAATGCCCCGAGCTGTCGCCAACACCTTATTGCCCGCAGCAAGTCCCGCTTCAACAATTGCGCGACCCAGACCGCGAGAGCTGCCGGTGACTAACCATACCTGCGCCATTCATCCTCCTTTATCGAAGCCAACCACCCGGATATTCTGGAGAAGCTTCTCAAACTCAGGATTGGATGCGCGATGGGTATACGAACGGACTTGTTAGTTACGGAGGAAATCGCCGAATCTTCAGATCTCAGGGCGACTCCCTTCGAGTTCGAGAGAGCCAAGAGGGTTGAGGCGGCGCTCTCCATTCTCGAAGGCAAATGGAAGATCGTGATTCTGAACCGGCTCTTCGCGCGCCCGGTCTGGCGATTCTCTGAGCTTGAACGCGCCGTCCCCGGCATTTCACAACGTATGCTGTCGCAACAGCTGCGTCTCCTTGAGAAGTGCGAGTTGGTGAAGCGAACCGTTCATCCTCAATTTCCACCAAAGGTGGAATATGAACTCACCGAGTTTGGGAAAACGCTCTGTCCGGCGATGAAGACGCTCGTCGATTGGGCGATGACCTTCCCCAAGACCCGCGAAACGTCCCGGTATTAACCGAGAAAGGCTCGAAAAGCCTTTTAGTGTTTTGAGCTCGTGATTAGGGGAAGGTGCAGGAGGAGGCACTTGACACCTGCCGAGCCACCGGCGAGCGAGAGATGAACTTTATTGAAGAGGACCTTTCTATCGCTCTCTCCCCTACCGTTCACTTTCGGTAAGCGGAAATAATCTAGGACAAACTGGAAACCCCGGTTTCTTTCCAATCGGTTCTCCGCTGCGACGGCGTGGTTCCCTCCCAGTTGCGAAAGGCACGATAGAAGGAGTTTGTATCTTCGTAACCCAACTGGAAAGCCACTTCATTGATTTGTACTCCAGGCTGGGCCAAGTATTTTCTCACGAGTTCCTGGCGTATCCCCAGTAGAAGATCCCGGAACGTTGTCCCTTCCTCGACAATGCGGCGCTGTAGGGTCCGAACGCTCAATCCGAGTTCGCGCGCAACATCCGTGATGTCAGGCCGGCCGCCGGCGAGCATTTGCCTCAACAGCCATTTCACCTGCTCGCTCGCGGATGTTTCCGCGCGACATCCTCTCGTCTTCTTCTCAAGGGCACTTTGTACCATCTCCAGGAGTTCGGCATTGTAGGTTACAAACGGGCGATCCAAATCCTGTCTGTCAAACACGATCGCATTGCGCGATGCACGGAAATTGATCGGGCAATTGAAGTACTCCTCGTGTGCACTTCCGCGCTCTCGCTGCTGTGTCAAATCGATCCGTTTGGGCCTTATAGAAAATTGGGCTCCCCTGCGTCCCAATTCGACAAGAAGAGCCAAGCCCGCATCGACCAACAGTCGTGGCTCTTCCTCAATGGCGTACGGCCATTTTTTCAAAATCACGCATTCGTCTCTTCGCTCCTGAATACGCATATCCGCCGGCGCGCAGAGTTGATGGAATCGTGCCTGCCGGGTAAGCGCGTCTCGATAATCGCGAGCATGGTACGACGCCAGGTTCGCCAGCGGGAGTGCCGCAAAATCAACCTGTGCGGCAAAATTTAAGCCAAAAGCAGGATCCGGACACATTTCACCGATGCTTCGCCAGAGAGCAAAGAACTGCGCCGTAGTAAGAAGGTATGTCTCGTCTTCGTAAGCGACGAGGGGAAGATGCGCGTGGCGCAACGCCGCCGCGGGTACAAGATCGTATTTCTGAAGCCATGTCCAGAACTGTCGGGGCACTTTGATGCGATCGGGTGTCGAACAGGCCATTTCAAACTCGCACAATGCAAAGCATTTATGGCGTAGCCCGAACTCAATTGAGAGCTCAGTCCGCAGACCTCATTGTTGCCCTCCAGGGTGCCTTTGTCACTAGCAAAGTGTGCCAAACTTCTTGCCAATTATGCCATCGGTCCCGCAACAAACACCACGTTAGTTTGGCAGCTTTGGCAAGAGTTTCGGCGTGGATCGCTAGTTACGAGTGCAGACGATTTCGGCACAATCAATCTCACCCGACGAATCCCTGACCGCGCAACAGTTAGGCGTCGTGAGGACCATCCACCGGTGAAAGCACCACGCTCTCACAGAATCGAAGGCTGGATTTCGAACTACTCAAAGCAAGTATTGAAAGGAGATTCAAATGCACAGTTCAAGCAACCTGCTTGTGTTGGGTGCAACGGGCCAAGTAGGAAAACTTGTCGCCAAAAACTTAAAACGCCGTGGAGCAAGCTTTTCGGTTGGGTCGCGAAAGAGAGGGAATCTGGAAGAGCTTGCAGATCAATTTGGGACCTCGCGGTTCATCGATCTCGATGATCCTCGAACTTTCGACGAGGCTTTGGAGAACATCACAGGCATTTTTCTAATAACTGGTTATACCGTCGACATGCTAGTGCAGAGCAAATCACTTATCGATGCGGCAAAACGCAACGGTGTAAAACATGTCGTGCACCTGGGCGCATTCACGCGAGACCATGACGCCTATGCTACGGTTTTCGCCTGGCATCAGATGATTGAAACCTATCTTCGCGAGAGCGGCGTTGCGTGGACGAATTTACATCCAAACATGTTCATGCAGAATTTGCTGACATATCACGCCGTCACAGGCGCTTTGTTCAACGCATACACCTCCAAAGCTCTTGGCTACACCGCGTTGGAAGATGTGGCAGAGTCTGCTGCCGTAATTCTCCTGGAAGGGCCGGAGAGACACAGCGAAAAGGATTATTGGTTTTCAGCGGACTCACTTACTCCGGAGCAAGTGGCTGAAACTCTAACTGTGGCGACCGGTCGTACATTCACGTCAGCAGTTCGTGGTGATGGAAGCTTCCAAAGGGATGCGGCACAGTCCGGTTCAGTATTCGAAAACGCGTATGCAAAGGGAGGGCTCGAATTCTTCCGCTACGTCGAGGACGGAAGAATGGCTTACGCTGGAAGCGTAAAAGACGATACAAAGCAAATTCTAGGTCGCGAGCCATTTTTGCTGAAGGAATGGGCAAAACTACACGCCAACGAGTTACTGGAGATTGCGGGTAGCTGACGCAGTGGGCTGTCTCGCTTTACTTGAAACGGACCGTGGAATCGCGTTAGGAGGCCTCCGGTCAAACAACGTCAGTACCCAGCACTATTCCTCCGATCTTGCTCACCGCGGGTCCAAGACTGTCGAAAGAGAGCCAAAGAACACAAGAAGGTTGGAATATGACTCAAAATGAACTTTACGGCGTCCGACCATCATCCCCACATCTCGCCCCCCCTTGCCTCGGGGGAGCGAGATGCCGAGTCACGCCTCCTCATCGCTAGCATTGGCCCCAGCGTCACTGACAACACCTTCGACACGCTGATACGTCATCCCGACCTCCTCCGCCAATGGATGCCCTTCACTGTCGCTCTGGCAGTCACCGGGGGTGATCTCGCCCCATCTTCGGGAGATTGCCATCCTCCGCACGGACTGGCTGTGCCGAGCCGAGTACGAGCGGAGATAGACGGCTAACCGGAACTTATCCACTTGGCCGAATAGTCGGCTTTCCGGACAAGTGATCCTCTCGTTCAACTGTTACTAACAGATCAATGCGTCCATCGAGGAACCATCGATTCGTGTTCGGGTTTGATGGTCAGCTAACGCACCTTACTCCCCTGAGTTCGAACCGGACATCGTCCTGAGCGAACCGCAAAAACCTGTGGGTTCTGCAATACAAATCATCGTTGAATCACTGTCAAACTTACGTCGTCGCAAAGCGAACTACCGTTCGCGAAGTCCTGTAGGGTGGCGAGGAGCATCATGAGTGTGGCCTGAGCGGATGACGAATCAGCGTGTCGTAATGCCGCAAGTATCCGATCCAACCCGAACTCTTCCTCTGAAGTGTTGCGGCATTCAAGAACACCATCGGAGTATGCGACAAGCGTGTCTCCGGGTTCGAGATTCAGTTCGCCCAACTCGAACTCCGCACCTTCGATAGCGCCCAGCAATGGGCCGCCTCTCTCGAGCAGATCTGCCCGACCATCCGCGCGGAGCAATATTGGCGGGCAATGTCCGGCATTACAGTAGCTAAGTTCTCCAAGATGGCAGTTAATCTGCGCGAGAAATACCGTGGCGAACGGCGCAACCGGCCGTAGACAGCAGAGGTGGCGGTTGATTTCCGAGGCGATCCTCGCCGGGTCAGAATAAGGACGGCCGTAACGTTGCAAGAGGCCTGCTAGATTGGTGAACCACATGCCAGCCGCAATACCCTTTCCGGCAATGTCACCGTGGGCCATAAGAACCTTGGAACCGTTTTTCAGGAACGTCGTGAAATCCCCGGAGAGAAAGCGCGCCGCGAAGACCTCGCTTGCGAACTGTAAACTGCCGTGGCGAAACTCACGCGGGCCGCTTAGTTTGCGCTGGATCTGTGCGGCCTCAAACAGTTCTGAATGGAAATCAAGTTTCTCTCGCAGAAGGGAGTCAACCTCGTCCCGCAATGGCACACTCGATGGCCGCGGCGGCATCGACGCCACGATCGAGGATCGGCCCGCGCCGTTAGTCCGGAATTTGCCTTCGGCTCTTGGTAGTACTCCCCTGTCGCTCATCATTCACCCTCTTAGATTCCCATCGTTGCTCTAGCCGACGAACCGATAACCTGTTCCATGCACTGTCAGGAAATACTGTGGTTGTTCGGGATCAGGCTCGAGTTTTTGGCGCAGACGTACCAGGTGTGTATCCACCGTCCGGGTAGTCGGAAAATGCTCGTATCCCCAAACCTCTTCCAGAAGGCGATCGCGACTAAGCGTTTCGCCGGAATGACAGATGAAATACTTCAACAGCTCGAATTCTTTGGACGAAACCTCGAGAGCTTTGCCTGATCTGAGCACTCGCTGACGGCGCAGATCGACTTCCACGTCACCGAAGGAATGTTGATCCAGGTGCTTGGGAACGACGGCTGTGCGTCGCAGCACGGCCTTCACTCGCGCTAGCAACTCGCGGATTGAGAACGGCTTGGTCACATAGTCGTCGGCGCCGAGTTCGAGGCCCACCACTTTGTCCAGTTCCTGGCCGCGGGCAGTCAGCATGATGATCGGGATGGAACCGCGTTGAGCGCGTAACTGCTTGCATACTTCCAGTCCGCTCATCCGAGGCATCATGACATCCAGGACCACAAGGTCGGGAGACTCCTCAAGAGCTCGTCTAAGACCTTCGATCCCATCGCCCGCTGTAATCACTTCGTAGCCGTCGAACTCGAAATTGTCTCGAAGTCCCGCCACCATATTGGGCTCGTCCTCCACGACAAGAATTTTCGCTGGCCTCGGTGCTTCAGTTATCTTCGCCTTCTCTCGCTGTCTCATGCCGATGTCCCTTTCGCCTGCTGAACCTTTGGAGTCTGCACCGGCAGAGTAATGATGAACTTGCTGCCGTGACCGGGCTCGCTTTCAACCGCAACTTCACCTCCATGCGCCTGCACGATGTGGCGCACGAGAGAGAGCCCCAGTCCGCTTCCCTTGGTGTTATGCACCAGCGGATCGCACACTCGATAGAACTTCTCGAAGACTTTGGGCTGTTCCTTTGCGGGAATGCCGATTCCATGATCGACCACCTCAAGGTTGACGCCGCCATTGTGCCGGTAGAGGTTTACCCCAAGGTATTTCTCAGTCGTCGAGTACTTCACCGCGTTGTTCACCAGATTCAGGAGCGAACGCGCAATCGCTTCGCGATCCACCCACACTTGTGGTAGATCGCTATCGATCTTCTGCTCGAACTGGAACCCGTTTTGCTCGATTTCGAAACGATAAGATTCCAGCGTGCCCCGCACCAGATCGGCTACATCGGTTTCGCGGAAGCTGTATTCTTTCTTGCCCGACTCGATACGCGAGAAGTCCAGAATATTGTTGATCAGCGAAGTCAACCGTTCACTCTCTTTGCGAATGATCTCGTAATATTCTTGACGCTTTCCTGGGTTGGATATGCGTCCCAGTTCAAGCGTCTCTGCGTAAAGGCGGATGAGCGCCAGAGGCGTTCTCAGCTCGTGCGAGACATTAGAGACAAAATCTGACTTCAGCTTCGCCAGTGCAAGCTCGCGGGCAATGTTTCGGTAGGCAAGTAGCATTCCCCCACCCATCAGCAGCGAAAGCGCTCCGAGAATAATGTAGGCGGTCCTCGCAAACTGGTTGCTGATGTTCGCAATCGTGGTCCCGCGCAGCTTAATTCCCAGAATCAGTCCCGGGAACACACTTTCAAAACTACGCTCTACTTCAGGCGAACCTCCATCCCAACAGATAGAAGCAGCCAAAGGTGTGTGATCCTTTGCAGTCCGTACCATGATCACTGGTTGAGAATGGGATGTATCATTTGCGTTCTGATT is drawn from Acidicapsa acidisoli and contains these coding sequences:
- a CDS encoding sensor histidine kinase; amino-acid sequence: MLKFLVRRWSERPRMLVFMLGVMLPATALIVAGVWHLRTIQRDRAIEAVVQREFQQVLAIAEKRIDARAYEIAEEASTQFPDAEQGDELSTFLAAHSDIAHAFLWTGKGRLKTQSQPDRMSDPQFVEEGRDISSMAGHWFDLDTDDWIAKLKKIKATEGRRVYFTSNWVESGDKWHYQSLVLFMPRGSTAAHPALAGFVYDTDYLGSKFFPQALSEVLPNQNANDTSHSQPVIMVRTAKDHTPLAASICWDGGSPEVERSFESVFPGLILGIKLRGTTIANISNQFARTAYIILGALSLLMGGGMLLAYRNIARELALAKLKSDFVSNVSHELRTPLALIRLYAETLELGRISNPGKRQEYYEIIRKESERLTSLINNILDFSRIESGKKEYSFRETDVADLVRGTLESYRFEIEQNGFQFEQKIDSDLPQVWVDREAIARSLLNLVNNAVKYSTTEKYLGVNLYRHNGGVNLEVVDHGIGIPAKEQPKVFEKFYRVCDPLVHNTKGSGLGLSLVRHIVQAHGGEVAVESEPGHGSKFIITLPVQTPKVQQAKGTSA
- a CDS encoding response regulator transcription factor, coding for MRQREKAKITEAPRPAKILVVEDEPNMVAGLRDNFEFDGYEVITAGDGIEGLRRALEESPDLVVLDVMMPRMSGLEVCKQLRAQRGSIPIIMLTARGQELDKVVGLELGADDYVTKPFSIRELLARVKAVLRRTAVVPKHLDQHSFGDVEVDLRRQRVLRSGKALEVSSKEFELLKYFICHSGETLSRDRLLEEVWGYEHFPTTRTVDTHLVRLRQKLEPDPEQPQYFLTVHGTGYRFVG